A genomic stretch from Sinorhizobium terangae includes:
- a CDS encoding glucose/quinate/shikimate family membrane-bound PQQ-dependent dehydrogenase — protein MLIVLTAILFALIGLAIGAGGIRLLMLGGSPYYLIAGLGFLLTAFLLFRRRPAALWVYALVVVGSLAWAVWEVGFDWWQLGPRGGVIILLGLWLLTPWIRRPLGFVSPSGEHYSAAAWPLALASLVSIGVAGFAITQDPHDIRGELPRGAVAASANLGGNVPPGEWHQYGRTPFGQRYSPLDQINAENVANLRVAWQYQTGDVKRPDDVGETTYQVTPLKVKDTLYLCTPHNWAIALDAATGQEKWKYDSNSGMNPDRQHQTCRGVTYWADPAATPGSACAERVYLPTSDARLIALDAANGEVCTSFADNGVLHLEQGMRFNPAGYYYSTSPPVAVAGKIIVGGAVNDNYSTEEQSGVIRAFDINSGVLLWNWDSGNPDQTAPLPAGQFYTTNSPNSWSVSSVDEALGLIYVPLGNQVPDQLGMGRSEHVEKYSSSIVALDINTGAVRWVRQTVHHDLWDMDVPAQPSLIDITKEDGTVVPALVGATKQGDLYVLDRRSGEPVIPVEEVAAPGGAIPEDFSAPTQPVSGLTFMPPPLEERDMWGISMFDQLACRIAFRSLKYEGRYTPPSLEGTLVYPGNFGTFNWGSVAVDPERQVLFGMPTYLAFTSRLVPRDQIPPKQAGETGSEQGLNRNEGAPYGVFMGPFLGPLQIPCQAPPWGYVAGADLRTGKIAYKHKNGTVYDMTPLPLPIKLGVPGIGGPMITKGGVAFLGAAVDNYLRAYDLTTGSQLWEARLPAGGQSTPMTYAVGDKQYVLMVAGGHGSVGTKPGDYIIAYTLP, from the coding sequence ATGCTCATCGTGCTGACGGCCATTCTCTTCGCCCTGATCGGTCTCGCGATCGGCGCGGGAGGTATCAGGCTCCTGATGCTCGGCGGCAGCCCCTACTACCTTATAGCAGGCCTCGGTTTCCTGCTGACAGCCTTTCTGCTTTTCCGCCGCCGCCCTGCAGCTCTCTGGGTCTATGCGCTCGTCGTCGTCGGGTCGCTCGCCTGGGCGGTCTGGGAGGTCGGCTTCGACTGGTGGCAGCTCGGTCCTCGCGGCGGTGTCATCATCCTGCTCGGTCTCTGGCTGCTTACTCCGTGGATCCGACGCCCCCTCGGCTTCGTCAGCCCCTCGGGCGAGCACTACAGCGCCGCGGCCTGGCCGCTCGCCCTCGCCAGCCTTGTTTCGATCGGCGTCGCTGGATTCGCGATCACTCAGGACCCGCACGATATCCGCGGCGAGCTGCCGCGCGGCGCGGTCGCCGCCAGCGCCAACCTTGGCGGCAATGTGCCGCCCGGCGAGTGGCACCAGTACGGCCGCACGCCCTTCGGGCAACGCTACTCACCGCTCGACCAGATCAATGCGGAAAACGTCGCAAATCTCAGGGTCGCGTGGCAATACCAGACGGGCGACGTGAAGCGGCCGGATGACGTCGGCGAGACCACCTATCAGGTGACGCCGCTCAAGGTGAAGGACACGCTCTATCTCTGCACGCCGCACAACTGGGCGATCGCGCTCGACGCCGCGACCGGACAGGAAAAGTGGAAGTATGATTCGAATTCCGGCATGAACCCCGACCGCCAGCACCAAACCTGCCGCGGCGTCACCTATTGGGCCGATCCTGCGGCCACCCCGGGCAGCGCCTGCGCCGAGCGCGTCTACCTGCCGACCTCCGATGCGCGCCTGATTGCGCTCGACGCCGCAAACGGCGAGGTCTGCACCAGCTTTGCCGATAATGGCGTCCTGCATCTGGAACAGGGGATGCGGTTCAATCCGGCTGGCTACTACTACTCGACATCGCCGCCGGTGGCGGTCGCCGGCAAGATCATCGTCGGCGGTGCCGTCAACGACAACTACTCGACTGAGGAGCAATCCGGCGTCATCCGCGCCTTCGACATCAACAGCGGTGTGTTGCTCTGGAACTGGGACAGCGGCAACCCCGACCAGACGGCTCCCCTGCCGGCCGGCCAGTTCTACACGACGAACTCGCCGAACAGCTGGTCGGTTTCCTCGGTTGATGAAGCTCTCGGCCTGATCTATGTGCCGCTCGGCAATCAGGTGCCGGACCAGCTCGGCATGGGGCGAAGCGAGCACGTCGAGAAATACTCTTCCTCGATCGTCGCGCTCGACATCAACACCGGCGCAGTGCGCTGGGTGCGCCAGACAGTGCACCACGACCTTTGGGACATGGATGTGCCGGCGCAACCGTCGCTCATCGATATCACGAAGGAGGATGGAACGGTCGTTCCGGCGCTCGTCGGCGCGACCAAGCAGGGCGACCTCTATGTGCTCGACCGGCGGAGCGGCGAGCCGGTCATTCCGGTCGAGGAGGTGGCCGCACCCGGCGGCGCAATCCCCGAGGACTTTTCAGCGCCGACACAGCCGGTCTCGGGTCTCACCTTCATGCCGCCGCCGCTCGAAGAGCGGGACATGTGGGGCATCTCGATGTTCGACCAGCTCGCCTGCCGCATAGCCTTCAGGTCGCTGAAATACGAGGGCCGCTATACACCGCCTTCGCTCGAAGGAACGCTGGTCTATCCGGGCAATTTCGGCACATTCAACTGGGGCTCGGTCGCGGTCGACCCCGAGCGGCAGGTGCTGTTCGGCATGCCGACCTACCTCGCCTTCACATCCCGGCTCGTGCCGCGCGACCAGATCCCACCGAAGCAGGCAGGCGAAACAGGCAGCGAGCAGGGTCTCAACCGCAATGAAGGTGCGCCCTACGGCGTCTTCATGGGACCGTTCCTCGGTCCGCTGCAGATCCCCTGCCAGGCGCCGCCCTGGGGCTATGTCGCAGGCGCCGATCTCAGGACCGGCAAGATCGCCTACAAGCACAAGAACGGCACGGTCTACGACATGACGCCGCTGCCGCTGCCCATCAAACTCGGCGTGCCGGGCATCGGCGGGCCGATGATCACGAAGGGCGGCGTCGCCTTCCTGGGCGCAGCGGTCGACAACTACCTGAGGGCCTACGACCTCACGACCGGCAGCCAGCTCTGGGAGGCTCGACTTCCGGCGGGCGGGCAGTCCACGCCGATGACCTACGCCGTCGGCGACAAGCAATATGTGCTTATGGTTGCCGGCGGCCACGGTTCGGTCGGCACCAAGCCAGGCGACTACATCATTGCGTACACCCTGCCCTGA
- a CDS encoding protein adenylyltransferase SelO gives MNYVPPQPASETGPFPFDNSYARLPANFYARVEPTPVAEPWLIKFNRKLAEELGIDTEALERDGAAILSGNRVPPGAEPLAMAYAGHQFGTFVPQLGDGRAILLGEVIDRGGKRRDIQLKGSGQTPYSRRGDGRAALGPVLREYIVSEAMHALGVPTTRALAATVTGQPVYREQILPGAVFTRVAASHIRVGTFQFFAARGDMESVKALADYVIARHYPELKDGEQPYFSLFKAVAARQAELIARWLHIGFIHGVMNTDNMAVSGETIDFGPCAFMDAYDPKKVFSSIDQFGRYAYANQPAIGQWNLARLAETLVPLFDPVADTAINLANDALTEYGSIFQRHWLDGMRRKIGLSTEEDGDLDLIQSLLTLMHKGNADFTLVFRRLGALAESEGADPALVELFEEPGAVSPWLRDWRGRLAREMLDAGACAAAMRSVNPAFIPRNHRVEQAIEAATRDADFSLFEALLDVTSRPYEDQPEHAAYAAPPEPGEEVLQTFCGT, from the coding sequence ATGAACTACGTACCCCCGCAACCGGCCTCTGAAACGGGCCCCTTCCCCTTCGATAATAGCTATGCGCGGTTGCCCGCGAATTTCTATGCTCGTGTCGAGCCGACACCGGTTGCGGAGCCCTGGCTGATCAAGTTCAACCGAAAGCTCGCCGAAGAGCTTGGCATAGACACGGAAGCGCTCGAACGTGACGGCGCGGCGATCCTTTCGGGCAACAGAGTGCCGCCGGGTGCGGAGCCGCTTGCCATGGCCTATGCGGGACACCAGTTCGGCACCTTCGTTCCGCAGCTCGGCGATGGGCGCGCCATCCTGCTCGGCGAGGTAATCGATCGCGGCGGAAAAAGGCGCGACATCCAGCTCAAGGGATCCGGCCAAACGCCCTATTCCCGCCGCGGCGACGGACGGGCGGCGCTCGGACCGGTGCTGCGGGAATATATCGTCAGCGAAGCGATGCATGCGTTGGGCGTGCCAACGACCCGCGCGCTCGCCGCCACCGTTACCGGTCAGCCGGTCTACCGCGAGCAGATCCTGCCCGGTGCGGTCTTCACCCGCGTCGCCGCAAGCCATATCCGGGTCGGGACCTTTCAATTCTTTGCCGCCCGCGGCGACATGGAGTCGGTCAAGGCCCTGGCCGACTATGTGATCGCACGCCATTACCCGGAGTTGAAGGATGGCGAACAACCTTACTTTTCGCTGTTCAAGGCGGTCGCCGCGCGGCAGGCGGAACTGATCGCCCGCTGGCTTCACATCGGCTTCATCCACGGGGTGATGAACACCGACAACATGGCCGTTTCCGGCGAGACGATCGATTTCGGCCCCTGCGCCTTCATGGACGCCTATGATCCGAAGAAGGTGTTCAGTTCGATCGACCAGTTTGGCCGCTATGCCTATGCCAACCAGCCCGCGATCGGCCAGTGGAACCTTGCGCGTCTCGCCGAAACGCTGGTGCCGCTGTTCGATCCGGTCGCCGATACGGCGATCAATCTCGCCAACGACGCGCTCACCGAATACGGATCGATCTTCCAGAGGCATTGGCTCGACGGTATGCGCCGCAAGATCGGACTTTCGACCGAAGAAGATGGCGATCTCGATCTGATCCAATCGCTTCTCACCTTGATGCACAAGGGCAACGCGGATTTCACGCTCGTCTTCCGGCGCCTCGGAGCATTGGCCGAAAGCGAGGGCGCCGACCCGGCGCTCGTCGAGCTTTTCGAAGAGCCTGGTGCGGTGTCCCCCTGGCTCCGCGACTGGCGCGGACGGCTGGCCCGCGAAATGCTCGACGCCGGCGCATGCGCCGCGGCGATGCGATCCGTTAATCCGGCCTTCATTCCGCGCAACCACCGCGTGGAACAGGCGATCGAGGCGGCGACTCGCGACGCGGATTTCTCGCTGTTCGAAGCGCTGCTCGACGTCACGTCTAGGCCTTATGAAGACCAGCCCGAGCACGCGGCCTATGCCGCGCCGCCCGAGCCTGGCGAAGAAGTGCTACAGACCTTCTGCGGCACCTGA
- a CDS encoding homocysteine S-methyltransferase family protein encodes MAKYRENLPLLNGGTFLSDGGMETTLIFHDGFELPHFASFVLLSSAEGRRKLLQYYTHYLDIARRHDTGFILDTATWRANADWGEKLGYDADALATANRDAVYLLTELRDQYERPQAPIVLNGAIGPRGDGYKAGRMNADEAEDYHAAQIATFAASEADMVSGITLNNVNEGIGIARAARRYGMPCAISFTVETDGRLVTGQSLQDAIETVDAETNGYPHYYMINCAHPSHFDGALDQGQAWVKRIGGIRANASMMSHAELDESETLDAGDPADLARRYRSLTGRLPQLRVLGGCCGTDHRHIAAICEACLPRTALSA; translated from the coding sequence ATGGCCAAGTACAGAGAAAACCTGCCGCTACTGAACGGAGGCACATTCCTCAGCGATGGCGGCATGGAGACGACGCTGATTTTTCATGACGGCTTCGAGCTTCCGCATTTCGCTTCCTTCGTGCTCTTGTCGTCGGCCGAGGGGCGCCGGAAGCTTCTGCAATATTACACGCACTATCTCGACATCGCCCGACGTCATGATACCGGCTTCATCCTCGACACTGCCACGTGGCGAGCCAATGCCGATTGGGGCGAGAAGCTTGGCTACGACGCGGACGCGCTGGCAACGGCCAACCGAGACGCCGTCTATCTGCTGACCGAGTTGCGCGACCAATACGAGCGGCCGCAAGCACCTATTGTCCTCAATGGCGCGATCGGCCCGCGCGGCGACGGTTACAAAGCCGGCAGGATGAACGCCGACGAGGCGGAGGACTACCATGCGGCCCAGATTGCCACTTTCGCCGCGAGCGAAGCCGATATGGTGTCCGGTATTACGTTGAACAATGTCAATGAAGGCATCGGCATTGCTCGCGCGGCCAGAAGGTATGGCATGCCCTGCGCGATCTCCTTCACGGTCGAGACCGATGGCCGGCTGGTGACCGGCCAGTCACTGCAGGATGCGATCGAGACCGTGGACGCGGAGACGAATGGCTATCCGCATTACTACATGATCAACTGCGCGCATCCGAGCCATTTCGATGGCGCACTGGACCAAGGCCAAGCGTGGGTCAAGCGGATCGGCGGCATACGCGCCAATGCCTCGATGATGAGCCATGCCGAACTCGACGAGAGCGAGACGCTCGATGCGGGGGATCCTGCAGATCTCGCCCGGCGCTATCGGTCGCTGACCGGCCGTTTGCCGCAATTGCGTGTGCTCGGCGGCTGCTGCGGCACCGACCACCGCCACATCGCGGCGATCTGCGAGGCTTGCCTTCCTCGCACCGCGCTCAGCGCCTGA
- a CDS encoding TetR/AcrR family transcriptional regulator, with protein sequence MRKGEETRTRLLDVAEAAVLAKGFGATSIDELIAETGITKSGFFYHFRDKNELAKALLERYIENDERIYDEIFSRAHELSDDPLQAFLLGLKLLSELLSDLPNGHPGCLVATMCTQERAFDREIQEINRQAALMWRRRFGGMFRDIMRHYRPREALDADQLADMVSTVIEGGIVISKALKEPKSLPDQLLVFRTFVRMLFQPIAQA encoded by the coding sequence ATGCGAAAGGGTGAGGAAACGCGGACGAGGCTCCTCGATGTCGCCGAAGCCGCCGTGCTGGCGAAGGGTTTTGGGGCGACCTCGATCGACGAACTGATCGCCGAAACCGGCATCACCAAGAGCGGTTTCTTCTATCATTTCCGCGACAAGAACGAACTCGCCAAGGCACTCCTGGAACGCTACATCGAAAACGACGAACGGATCTACGACGAGATCTTCAGCCGGGCACACGAACTCTCGGATGATCCTCTGCAAGCCTTTTTGCTCGGCCTGAAGCTGCTGTCTGAATTGCTCTCGGACCTGCCGAACGGCCATCCCGGTTGCCTTGTTGCAACCATGTGCACGCAGGAGCGCGCCTTTGACCGCGAGATCCAGGAGATCAACCGGCAGGCTGCACTGATGTGGCGCCGGCGCTTCGGCGGGATGTTCCGGGACATCATGCGCCACTACCGCCCGCGCGAAGCGCTCGACGCCGACCAACTGGCCGACATGGTCTCGACCGTGATCGAGGGCGGCATCGTAATTTCGAAGGCGTTGAAGGAACCGAAGAGCCTGCCCGACCAGTTGCTGGTCTTCCGCACCTTCGTGCGGATGCTGTTTCAACCAATCGCGCAGGCGTGA